Proteins co-encoded in one Canis lupus familiaris isolate Mischka breed German Shepherd chromosome 36, alternate assembly UU_Cfam_GSD_1.0, whole genome shotgun sequence genomic window:
- the TTC30B gene encoding tetratricopeptide repeat protein 30B, with protein sequence MAGLGGAHVPDGEFTAVVYRLLRDARYAEAVQLLGAELQRSPRSRAGLSLLGYCYYRLQEFALAAECYEQLGQLHPELEQYRLYQAQALYKACLYPEATRVAFLLLDNPAYRGRVLRLQAAIKYSEGDLPGAKSLVEQLLSAEGGDDSGGDGEPDGQVNLGCLLYKEGQYEAACSKFFAALQASGYRPDLSYNLALAYYSRRQYAPALKYIADIIERGIRQHPELGVGMTTEGIDVRSVGNTLVLHQTALVEAFNLKAAIEYQLRNYEAAQEALTDMPPRSEEELDPVTLHNQALMNMDTRPTEGFEKLQFLLQQNPFPPETFGNLLLLYCKYEYFDLAADVLAENAHLTYRLLTPYLYDFLDAMITCQTAPEEAFVKLDGLAGMLTEQLRRLTIQVQEARHNRDDEAVKKAVNEYDDTLEKYIPVLMAQAKIYWNLENYPMVEKIFRKSVEFCNDHDVWKLNVAHVLFMQENKYKEAIGFYEPIVKKHYDNILNVSAIVLANLCVSYIMTSQNEEAEELMRKIEEEEQLSYDDPDKKIYHLCIVNLVIGTLYCAKGNYDFGISRVIKSLEPYHKKLGTDTWYYAKRCFLSLLENMSKHTIMLRDSVIQECVQFLEQCELYGRNIPAVIEQPLEEERMHTGKNTVTYESRQLKALIYEIIGWNI encoded by the coding sequence ATGGCCGGGCTGGGCGGCGCGCACGTCCCCGATGGCGAGTTCACCGCCGTCGTGTACCGGCTCCTCCGCGACGCCCGCTACGCCGAGGCGGTGCAGCTGCTGGGCGCCGAGCTGCAGCGGAGCCCGAGGAGCCGCGCCGGCCTGTCGCTGCTCGGCTACTGCTACTACCGCCTGCAGGAGTTCGCGCTGGCCGCCGAGTGCTATGAGCAGCTGGGCCAGCTGCACCCGGAGCTCGAGCAGTACCGCCTGTACCAGGCCCAGGCCCTGTACAAGGCCTGCCTCTACCCGGAGGCCACCCGCGTGGCCTTCCTGCTGCTGGACAACCCCGCCTACCGCGGCCGGGTCCTCCGCCTGCAGGCCGCCATCAAGTACAGCGAGGGCGACCTGCCCGGGGCCAAGAGCCTGGTGGAGCAGCTGCTGAGCGCGGAAGGCGGGGACGACAGCGGGGGCGACGGCGAGCCCGACGGCCAGGTCAACCTGGGCTGTTTGCTCTACAAGGAGGGACAGTACGAAGCCGCGTGCTCCAAGTTCTTCGCGGCGCTGCAGGCCTCGGGCTACCGGCCCGACCTGTCCTACAACCTGGCCTTGGCCTATTACAGCCGCCGGCAGTACGCCCCGGCGCTCAAGTACATCGCCGACATCATCGAGCGTGGCATCCGCCAGCACCCGGAGCTCGGTGTGGGCATGACCACCGAGGGCATTGATGTCCGAAGCGTTGGCAACACCTTAGTGCTTCACCAGACCGCCCTGGTCGAGGCCTTCAACCTCAAGGCCGCCATAGAGTACCAACTGAGAAACTATGAGGCGGCCCAGGAGGCCCTCACGGACATGCCACCGAGGTCAGAAGAAGAGTTGGACCCCGTGACCCTGCACAACCAGGCGCTGATGAACATGGACACCAGGCCTACGGAAGGGTTTGAAAAGCTACAGTTTCTGCTCCAGCAGAACCCCTTCCCCCCAGAGACCTTTGGCAACCTGCTGCTGCTCTACTGTAAGTATGAGTATTTTGACCTGGCGGCGGATGTCCTGGCAGAGAATGCCCATTTGACCTACAGGCTTCTCACCCCCTATCTCTATGACTTCTTGGATGCCATGATCACCTGCCAGACGGCTCCGGAAGAGGCTTTCGTTAAGCTTGATGGGCTGGCAGGGATGCTGACCGAACAGCTCCGGAGACTCACCATCCAAGTACAGGAAGCAAGACACAATAGAGACGATGAAGCTGTCAAGAAGGCAGTGAATGAGTATGATGACACCCTGGAGAAGTACATCCCCGTGTTGATGGCCCAGGCAAAGATCTACTGGAACCTTGAGAATTATCCAATGGTGGAAAAGATCTTCCGCAAATCTGTGGAATTCTGTAATGACCACGATGTGTGGAAGCTGAACGTGGCTCACGTCCTGTTCATgcaggaaaacaaatacaaagaagCCATCGGTTTCTATGAGCCCATAGTCAAGAAGCATTATGACAACATCTTGAACGTCAGTGCTATCGTGCTGGCTAACCTGTGTGTTTCGTACATTATGACAAGTCAGAATGAAGAAGCTGAGGAGTTGATGAGAAAGATTGAGGAGGAAGAGCAGCTGTCCTACGATGACCCCGATAAGAAAATCTACCATCTCTGCATTGTGAATTTGGTGATAGGGACACTCTATTGTGCCAAAGGAAATTATGACTTTGGTATTTCTCGGGTTATCAAAAGCCTGGAACCTTATCATAAGAAACTGGGAACTGACACCTGGTATTATGCCAAAAGATGCTTCCTGTCCTTATTAGAAAACATGTCAAAACATACGATCATGCTCCGTGACAGTGTTATTCAAGAATGTGTCCAGTTTCTAGAACAATGTGAACTTTATGGCAGAAACATTCCTGCTGTTATTGAACAACccctggaagaagaaagaatgcaCACTGGAAAGAATACAGTCACATACGAGTCCAGACAGTTAAAGGCTTTGATTTATGAGATTATAGGATGGAATATATAG